One region of Emys orbicularis isolate rEmyOrb1 chromosome 6, rEmyOrb1.hap1, whole genome shotgun sequence genomic DNA includes:
- the SERF1B gene encoding small EDRK-rich factor 1, with the protein MARGNQRELARQKNMKKTQEVLKGKRKEDSLSASQRKQRDSEIMQQKQKAANEKKTLQAEAK; encoded by the exons ATGGCCC GTGGGAACCAGCGTGAACTTGCCCGCCAGAAAAACATGAAGAAAACCCAGGAGGTCCTCAAGGGAAAAAGGAAAGAGGATAGTTTGTCTGCTTCtcagagaaaacaaag AGACTCTGAAATCATGCAGCAAAAGCAGAAAGCAGCTAATGAGAAGAAGACTCTGCAGGCAGAAGCAAAATAA